A window of Maioricimonas rarisocia genomic DNA:
GGACACCAACCCGTACCCGCAGCTCGAACAGACCACGGCCACCCTCGTGGAAGGTCTCCGGAACGCCGCGGCCGAGGCCGACATCCCCCATTCCGTCGCACAGGTCGGCAGCATGTTCACGCTGTTCTTCAATCCCGACCCGGTTACCAGCTTCACCGTTTCTGCCCGCAACGACACCGACCGTTTTGCCCGCTACTTCCAGGGCATGCTCAATCGGGGCGTGTATCTTCCCTGCAGCCAGTTCGAGGCGAACTTCGTCTCCGCAAAGCACACCGATGACGATATCGCCGCGACGATCACCGCCGCCCGCGAGACTCTCGCCGAACTGCAGCAGGGCTGACCGCCCGAAAGTTCCCGACGCATCGCCCCGCTCACGTTTCGTCGCTCCCGGCACGCAACTCCTCTTGGGGTGAAGCCGGGCCGTCCGCTACCATGCGTTGAGCCCCGGGAAACGCGAGCGTGAACCGTGCCCGGGCTTCGCTGTCGAGGGCGGCTCTGGAATGTCTTATCGAACCGTCAAGCGCCTGCTGGGTGAAACCAGCCTGGAGCGCAAGTGCCGCTTCCTCTTCGGAGGCGGTCTGATGCTGCTGATCACCGGCAGCTTCTACTTCTATGCGCAGCTCAATCTGAAGGTCATCCGCCGGCAGCATCGCCAGCGGGCCGAACTCCTCATCTCGCAGAACCTGCAGAATCTCCACTGGGAGCTTTCGTGGCAGGATCCCGAGACGATTCCGATCATTCGGGAGCTCAACAAGGCCCTCAAGCCGCGGCAGCTGCGCGAGTACAACTGGAAGTTCATCTCTGCCGACCCGCAAGAGACCGATCCCAGCAAGCGGCACAGTAATCTCACCGAAGCCGACGCTCTCAACCGACTGCTCAGCGATGACGAATACGTTGTTCATGAGGATCGGGAGAGTGGCAACTACGAATACTTCGGGCCGGTCGTGGCCACCGAATCCTGTCTGAAGTGTCACAACTCGAGTGACCGCGGCATTGAACCGGTTCCCGTCGCCACGCGTGGCGGGACAGAGATCTTCGGCACGGCCAAGATCACGTTTCCTCTCTCTGAGACGCAGCGGGATATTGCCCAGAACAACGCCATCCTGATCGCAATGGCCATCGTGACCGCCTTCCTCGCGATGGTCGCGGCGTATGCCATCGTGCGGTACGTGATCGTCAAGCCGGTGCTGCACCTCAAGGACGTCAGCGATGCGATTGCGCATGGCGACCTCGACCAGCGGGCCGATATCCGGACCGGCGACGAGTTCGAGGAGCTCAGCCACGCCTACAACCGCATGCTGCGTCACCTGGTGAATATTCAGGAAGAACTGCGGCAGGTCAACGCGAGCCTCGACGCGAAAGTGGATGAACTCGCCCAAGCGAACCTGAGCCTGCACGAGATGAACAAGCTCAAGAACGAGTTCCTCGCCACGATGAGCCACGAACTCCGCACGCCCCTCAACAGCATCCTCGGCTTCAGCGACGTGCTGGCCGATTCGGAGAACCTCAACGACCGGCAGAAGCGTTACGTCAGCAACATCCGCAGCTCGGGCCAGAACCTGCTCGCCCTGATCAACGACATCCTCGACCTCGCGAAGATCGAGGCGGGGAAGATGGACCTGCACCTCACCGAGTTCTCCATCCACGACCTCGTCGAGCGGCTCGTCGGATCGATGCTGCCGCTTGCCGAAAAGAAGAACATCGATATGCAGTGGAGCGTCGCTCCCGACGTCCCCACTTCGCGGCAGGATGCCGGCAAGATGCAGCAGACCCTTTACAACCTGTTGTCCAACGCCGTGAAGTTTACGCCGGAGGGGGGCCGCATTCGGGTTCAGGGACTGATGGCGGACGAGAACACGGTGGAACTGGTCGTTGCCGACACCGGCATCGGTATCCCGCTCGAAGACCAGGGCAAGATTTTCGAGAAGTTCCGCCAGGGCCGGAATCTGCCGGGACAGCAGGACACGCTCACCCGCGAATACGAAGGAACCGGTCTGGGTCTGTCGATCGTCAAGGAACTGACGCGACTGCTCGGCGGGGAGATCCTTCTCGAGAGTGAGTTCGGCAAAGGGAGCACGTTTATCGTCCGTTTGCCGGTGACCCTGCAGGCCCCGTTGACCGAGGATCAGGAGCCGCTGCGGCAGCAGACGATCGAACTCCGCCGTCAGCTCAAGCCGGTTCTCGACGCCATGAAGGAGGCCGATCCCCCGGCTCGTGAGACCGGTTAGCGCCGCGGCAACATTCCAGCAGGCGAGCCGGCAGCGTGAGCTGCAGGGTAAAACCCGTCCAAACGTAACCGTGGGCGTCGCTTCTCGTCTCTCAGCCGACGTGGTTCGCCCCCTCCGGCTGGCAAAGCCTGCCCTACGGCATTCTGTAGACGCCGGTTTTCTCCCCTCACACAGTCCCCGGCAACGACTGGTGGCACGGCTCTCCGTCGTTGCTGCGTTCCACCTGAATCGTGACATGGTGGATGCGGAACCGTTCTCGCAGTCCCTGTGCCGCGGAATGCAGAAGCTGATCCTCATTGTCGATCTGAGGCTTCACGAGATGAGCCGTCAGAGCCGTCTCGGTCGTGCTCATCGCCCAGATGTGCAGGTCATGAACCTCCGCCACACCCGGCAGGCTGCCGAGGTACTCTTCGACTTCCTCAGGATCGATCCCGGCTGGAACGGCATGCAGAGCGAGCTCGACCGATTCCCGCAGCAGCCCCCAGGTGCTCCACAGGATGACGACCGCCACGATGAGGCTGATGACCGGGTCGATCCACGTCCAGCCGCTCAGCAGGATTCCCAGCCCTCCAAGGACGACACCCAGCGAAACTGCCGCGTCGGCGGCCATGTGCAGAAACGCGCCGCGCACGTTCACGTCCCCCTTGCGGCCGCGCACGAACAGCAGCGCCGTTGCGGTGTTGATCACCACTCCGACGCCGGCCACCCACATCACGGTACTCCCGGAGACTGACTGAGGCTCTCCGAACCGGCGGATCGCCTCCCAGACGATTCCGCCGACCGCGATCATCAGAATCATGCCGTTGATCAGCGCCGAGAAGATCGAGGAGCTCCGCCAGCCGTAGGTGAACCGCCGCGTCGGCTTCAGGGACGCCAGCCACGCGCCTCCCCAGGCGAGGAGCAGGCCGAAGACGTCGCTCAGGTTGTGACCGGCATCCGCCAGCAGTGCGAGTGAACCGACCATCCAGCCGAACACCGCTTCGACGATGATGTAGATGACGTTCAGGACGACGCCAACGGCGAACGCTTTCCCGTAGTCGGCCGGTCCATGATGGTGATGCCCGTGGTGCTGATGCGAATGAGCGTGCACGCCGAATCGCTCCTGCTGGTCCTCGATCGTTTCGCGTTGAGACTATAGCGGGCGAGGCCTGGAGAAGCGCCGTCAGGTGAAGGCTCGGACCGGTCCCGGCACTGGATTCGTCTGCCCGTCGGGCATGCCATGCATGCCGTCTTGGGACCTCCGTGTCCCGACCGACTTGATCCACCAGACCGGACGTCGTGCAGACAGGCTTCCGGCCCGCCCCGCCACTGTCGACGATCAGTGCGCATGTCCATGGTGACTGTGGACGACCGCACCGGAAAAGGACCGTCCCTCGATCATCACGGTCATTTTCGCCTTCGAACCGTTTTCGAGGTGCTCAACCAGCTCCGGGCTGCTGATCACGAATCGCGACGACTTCCCTTCCGGGTCATCCGCTTCCGGTGCTTCGACCAGCGTGAACTGTTCCGGCTTGCCATCGTGCGAGACGTTGATCGTCAGCTCTGAAGCGTCGATCGGCACGATCGTCTTCGCGTCGCCGCCGAGGATATAGATCGTGACCAGTCCATCATCGTCGTGCAGGACCTCGCCGTGGTACTCCTCGTTGCCCAGTTCGACCAGATCTCCGTGATGCGGCCCTTCAGACGGATGGTCGTGTCCCTCCCCATGGTCATGATTGTGATCATCCTGTGCATGGGCGTCGCCCCCACCGGCTGCCGTCTCTCGCTCCTGCGGCGTCGATCCGCCACAGCCGAGCAGCATCAACATGCCCGCAACGGCAAACGTTCCTATCCATTCCTTTGAAACCATCTGCATCGGACATTCTCCTTCAATCTGGTAATTACTGCCGGCCAGCAACCGACAGCGTTTCTGTGAAAGTTTTCTCAAGCCGTGCCCTGTGAAACCACGGCTTCCGTGACTTCTCCGGTGTGGCCCGGTTCCTCATCGTGTTCGACCAGGGGGACTTCCTCGCGCGATTCCGAGACGACGCGCTGAGCTTCCTTCAGCCCGAACAGCCAGAACAGCGCCGGGTGGACAAAGAAGTCGAGCAGCGTCGAGCTCACCAGGCCGCCAAGGATGACCGTCGCCACCGGATACAGGATTTCCTTGCCCGGTTCGCCGGACGCCAGCACCAGCGGCACCAGTCCGATGCCCGACGTCAGGGCCGTCATCAGCACGGGAGCCAGACGTTCGAGCCCGGCACGCACGATCATCTCTTTCGTCCAGTCCTCACCTTCGTACCGGACCAGATGGAGGTAATGGTTCAGCAGCAGGATGCCGTTTCGCGAGGCAATGCCGGCCAGCGAGATGAATCCCACCATTGCCGCCACCGTCAGTGTCTGTCCCGTGACGACAAGTGCGGCCACCGAACCGATGAACGCCATCGGGAGTGCCGCCATCACCTGCAGTGACAGATTGACCGAGCGAAACATCGTGAACAGCACGAGGAAGACGCCGATCAGCGACACGGCGAACAGAACGGCAATCACCCGCGTCGCCGACTGCTGGCTCTCGAACTGCCCGCCATACTCGACGAAGTAGGAAGTGGGGAGTTCGGCAACGAGCGGCGCGACGCGGCGTTGAATGTCCTGCACGACGTCCACCACCCCCCGATCGCTGACGTTGCACTGAATCACGATCCGTCGCCGCACGTTCTCGCGATTGATCGTGTTCGGTCCCCCCGCCTCGTAGATACGGGCGACCGATTCGAGTGGTACGCGTCCTCCGTCGGGCAGTTCGATGTTGAGCTGCCGCAGGACTTCCAGATCCTCCCGGTACTTCTC
This region includes:
- a CDS encoding cation diffusion facilitator family transporter translates to MHAHSHQHHGHHHHGPADYGKAFAVGVVLNVIYIIVEAVFGWMVGSLALLADAGHNLSDVFGLLLAWGGAWLASLKPTRRFTYGWRSSSIFSALINGMILMIAVGGIVWEAIRRFGEPQSVSGSTVMWVAGVGVVINTATALLFVRGRKGDVNVRGAFLHMAADAAVSLGVVLGGLGILLSGWTWIDPVISLIVAVVILWSTWGLLRESVELALHAVPAGIDPEEVEEYLGSLPGVAEVHDLHIWAMSTTETALTAHLVKPQIDNEDQLLHSAAQGLRERFRIHHVTIQVERSNDGEPCHQSLPGTV
- a CDS encoding ATP-binding protein; the protein is MSYRTVKRLLGETSLERKCRFLFGGGLMLLITGSFYFYAQLNLKVIRRQHRQRAELLISQNLQNLHWELSWQDPETIPIIRELNKALKPRQLREYNWKFISADPQETDPSKRHSNLTEADALNRLLSDDEYVVHEDRESGNYEYFGPVVATESCLKCHNSSDRGIEPVPVATRGGTEIFGTAKITFPLSETQRDIAQNNAILIAMAIVTAFLAMVAAYAIVRYVIVKPVLHLKDVSDAIAHGDLDQRADIRTGDEFEELSHAYNRMLRHLVNIQEELRQVNASLDAKVDELAQANLSLHEMNKLKNEFLATMSHELRTPLNSILGFSDVLADSENLNDRQKRYVSNIRSSGQNLLALINDILDLAKIEAGKMDLHLTEFSIHDLVERLVGSMLPLAEKKNIDMQWSVAPDVPTSRQDAGKMQQTLYNLLSNAVKFTPEGGRIRVQGLMADENTVELVVADTGIGIPLEDQGKIFEKFRQGRNLPGQQDTLTREYEGTGLGLSIVKELTRLLGGEILLESEFGKGSTFIVRLPVTLQAPLTEDQEPLRQQTIELRRQLKPVLDAMKEADPPARETG